One Arcobacter arenosus DNA window includes the following coding sequences:
- a CDS encoding methionyl-tRNA formyltransferase: MENIIIATIKEWNIKNFFKIKEFNENKYKFHLITNKEELTYELISKINPKYIFFPHWSWIIRDDIYNNFTCIVFHMTDLPYGRGGSPFQNLIMNEVYETKISALKVDGGLDTGDVFLKYDFNISVGSAEENFIRISNIIFEKMIPDFLENDLLPQKQTGQVVKFKRREAKESDILGLNEKTLNKMYDFIRMLDAQGYPKAYINLDKIKIEFSEVHLKNNKLVGRFEVIENE; encoded by the coding sequence ATGGAAAATATAATTATTGCAACTATAAAAGAATGGAATATAAAAAACTTTTTCAAGATTAAAGAATTTAATGAAAATAAATATAAATTTCATCTTATAACCAATAAAGAAGAGTTAACATACGAACTTATATCTAAAATTAATCCTAAATATATTTTTTTCCCTCATTGGTCATGGATTATAAGAGATGACATTTATAATAATTTTACATGTATAGTGTTTCATATGACAGATTTACCATATGGTCGAGGAGGTAGTCCTTTTCAAAACTTAATTATGAATGAGGTTTATGAAACTAAAATATCTGCACTTAAAGTTGATGGTGGTTTAGATACGGGAGATGTGTTTTTAAAATATGACTTTAATATTAGTGTAGGAAGTGCTGAAGAAAACTTTATTCGTATTTCAAATATTATATTTGAGAAGATGATTCCTGATTTTTTAGAAAATGATTTATTACCTCAAAAACAAACTGGGCAGGTGGTAAAATTCAAAAGAAGAGAAGCAAAGGAAAGTGATATTTTAGGCCTTAACGAAAAAACTTTAAATAAAATGTATGATTTTATTCGAATGCTTGATGCACAGGGGTATCCTAAAGCATATATTAATCTTGATAAAATAAAGATTGAATTTAGTGAAGTACATTTAAAAAATAATAAATTAGTAGGTCGATTTGAGGTAATTGAAAATGAGTAA
- the pseG gene encoding UDP-2,4-diacetamido-2,4,6-trideoxy-beta-L-altropyranose hydrolase, which produces MNILFRTDSSSKIGIGHIMRDLVLAKQYPKSKITFATQELEGSVNHKIDETGYNKVILKSNDIEEVEILIKKLSIDMIIIDHYGIDYTYEKQLKVKNPELKIMVLDDTYEKHHCDILLNHNMGASKKKYKNLVPSNCELRCGSKFTLLREEFLIEKKKSKRKRGSLSRNTFLVFIAMGGADHSNINVDILKTIKKVNKLYKEKIRINLVTTTANKNLKSLVKYCKYEKWIKLHVNSNKIAELMAKSNLAIITPSVTINEIYFMKVPFIAIKTASNQKEIYSYLKKKNFDVLNSFDTVKLQKKLIKLLTKADR; this is translated from the coding sequence ATGAATATCCTTTTTAGAACAGACTCTTCATCTAAAATAGGTATTGGGCATATTATGCGAGATCTTGTTCTTGCAAAACAGTATCCCAAATCAAAAATTACTTTTGCCACTCAAGAACTAGAGGGGTCAGTGAATCATAAAATTGATGAAACTGGATATAACAAAGTTATCCTAAAATCTAATGATATAGAAGAAGTAGAAATACTCATAAAAAAACTATCTATTGATATGATTATAATAGATCATTATGGTATTGACTACACTTATGAAAAACAATTAAAAGTTAAAAATCCAGAATTAAAAATTATGGTACTTGATGATACTTATGAAAAACACCATTGTGATATATTGTTAAATCACAATATGGGTGCAAGTAAAAAAAAATATAAAAATTTAGTACCATCTAACTGTGAATTAAGATGTGGAAGTAAATTTACTCTTTTAAGAGAAGAATTTTTAATTGAAAAGAAAAAATCAAAAAGAAAAAGAGGAAGTTTAAGTAGAAATACTTTTTTAGTTTTTATTGCAATGGGTGGAGCGGATCATAGCAATATAAATGTAGATATACTAAAAACTATAAAAAAAGTTAATAAACTTTATAAAGAAAAAATAAGAATAAATTTAGTCACAACAACTGCAAATAAAAATTTAAAAAGTTTAGTAAAATACTGTAAATATGAAAAATGGATTAAATTACATGTAAACTCAAATAAAATTGCAGAACTAATGGCAAAAAGTAATCTTGCTATAATTACCCCAAGTGTGACTATAAATGAAATTTATTTTATGAAAGTTCCATTTATAGCAATAAAAACAGCAAGTAATCAAAAAGAGATATATTCATATTTAAAAAAGAAAAATTTTGATGTTTTGAATTCCTTTGACACTGTAAAGTTACAAAAAAAATTAATTAAGCTATTAACAAAAGCTGATAGGTAA
- a CDS encoding cation:proton antiporter, whose protein sequence is MTEEILIIITISLIIFSSPLISKFIKLPTITIEIMLGALAAYFAFITEHAVLELVAELGFLYLMFLAGLEVDLKKLMTISNTILRKSIFYNVILFSLSALIAIYLDLGLIFIVVLPLISIGLLAALKKEYGDVDWIKLSITVGLIGEIVSIFALTTVSAALEFGINIEFYKTMVLFIAFLVSMLFIYKLFHNLIWWFPEIKALLMPEQDHQEQDIRVSMAIFFLMIAVMMALHLKVAFGAFIAGTFITTFFEKHNNKLSHKLEHFGFGWLVPIFFISVGASFELDALLQDGLLVSAILIVVAMVGIRFVASMLFIKEMGWNKFFMIGFSHSMPITLLIAVATLAYHTHSITQFYYYAFILAAIIEVLVVMILIRIVASFLKNSEKKKVKKPI, encoded by the coding sequence ATGACTGAAGAAATATTAATCATTATCACTATATCTTTGATTATATTTTCTTCACCATTAATATCAAAGTTTATAAAACTTCCTACTATTACTATTGAGATAATGTTAGGGGCTTTAGCAGCATATTTTGCTTTTATTACAGAGCATGCTGTATTAGAACTTGTTGCGGAATTAGGTTTCTTATATTTGATGTTTCTAGCAGGACTTGAAGTTGATTTAAAAAAGCTTATGACCATATCAAATACAATTTTAAGAAAATCTATATTTTATAATGTGATTTTATTCTCTTTATCTGCATTAATTGCTATTTATTTAGATCTTGGCTTAATTTTTATAGTTGTGTTACCACTTATTTCTATTGGTTTATTAGCTGCTTTAAAGAAAGAGTATGGTGATGTTGATTGGATTAAGCTTTCAATTACAGTGGGACTTATTGGAGAAATCGTTTCTATTTTTGCACTAACAACTGTATCAGCAGCATTAGAGTTTGGTATTAATATTGAGTTTTATAAAACAATGGTTTTATTTATTGCATTTTTAGTTTCTATGCTATTTATTTACAAACTATTTCATAATCTAATTTGGTGGTTTCCTGAAATAAAAGCTTTACTTATGCCAGAGCAAGATCACCAAGAACAAGATATTAGAGTATCTATGGCTATTTTCTTTTTAATGATTGCTGTTATGATGGCATTACATTTAAAAGTTGCTTTTGGAGCATTTATTGCTGGAACATTTATTACAACATTTTTTGAGAAGCATAACAATAAACTTTCACACAAGTTAGAGCATTTTGGGTTTGGATGGTTAGTGCCTATTTTCTTTATCTCTGTTGGAGCTTCTTTTGAATTGGATGCATTATTACAAGATGGATTACTTGTAAGTGCAATTTTAATTGTTGTAGCTATGGTAGGGATTAGATTTGTAGCTTCTATGTTGTTTATTAAAGAGATGGGATGGAATAAATTTTTTATGATTGGTTTTTCCCATTCGATGCCAATTACACTTTTAATTGCTGTTGCAACATTAGCTTATCATACTCATTCTATTACACAGTTTTATTATTATGCTTTTATTTTAGCTGCTATTATTGAAGTTTTAGTTGTAATGATTTTAATTAGAATTGTTGCTAGTTTTTTAAAAAATAGTGAGAAGAAAAAGGTAAAAAAACCTATTTAG
- the pseB gene encoding UDP-N-acetylglucosamine 4,6-dehydratase (inverting): protein MFNNKNILITGGTGSFGKKFTKIILSKYKPNKIIIYSRDELKQYEMSQDYNDSCMRYFIGDVRDKERLKKAMRDVDYVIHAAALKHVPIAEYNPMECIKTNINGAQNIIDACLENKVKKVIALSTDKAANPVNLYGATKLASDKLFVAANNLVGERDIQFSVVRYGNVIGSRGSVIPYFKKLIENGEKELPITDEKMTRFMITLEQGVEFVLENFQRMQGGEIFVPKIPSMKMTDLAKAMAPNLPIKIIGIRPGEKLHEIMCPADDSHLTIEFEDHYVIAPTITFTKNRDFLINKKEEKGKKVVQGFEYNSGTNDEWLAEEEFLELIKDI, encoded by the coding sequence ATGTTTAACAATAAAAATATTTTAATTACTGGTGGAACGGGAAGTTTTGGGAAAAAGTTTACAAAAATAATACTAAGTAAATATAAACCAAATAAAATAATAATTTATTCAAGAGATGAGCTTAAGCAATATGAGATGTCTCAAGATTATAATGATTCTTGTATGAGATATTTTATTGGAGATGTAAGGGATAAAGAAAGATTAAAAAAAGCAATGAGGGATGTTGACTATGTTATTCATGCTGCAGCTTTAAAACATGTACCTATAGCAGAATACAATCCAATGGAATGTATTAAAACAAATATTAATGGTGCTCAAAACATTATTGATGCTTGTTTGGAAAATAAGGTTAAAAAAGTAATTGCTCTTTCAACTGATAAAGCAGCAAATCCTGTTAATTTATATGGGGCAACAAAATTAGCTTCCGATAAACTTTTCGTTGCTGCGAATAATTTAGTAGGAGAGCGTGATATTCAATTTTCTGTTGTTAGATATGGAAATGTAATTGGAAGTAGAGGAAGTGTAATCCCTTATTTTAAAAAACTTATAGAAAATGGGGAAAAAGAACTTCCTATAACTGATGAAAAAATGACAAGGTTTATGATAACACTAGAACAAGGTGTTGAGTTTGTCCTTGAAAATTTCCAAAGAATGCAAGGTGGAGAGATTTTTGTTCCAAAAATTCCATCAATGAAAATGACAGATTTAGCAAAAGCAATGGCTCCTAATCTTCCTATAAAAATTATTGGCATAAGACCTGGAGAAAAACTTCACGAAATAATGTGCCCAGCTGATGATTCTCATTTAACAATTGAATTTGAAGACCATTATGTAATTGCTCCAACAATAACATTTACTAAAAATAGAGATTTTTTAATAAATAAAAAAGAGGAAAAAGGTAAAAAGGTAGTCCAAGGATTTGAATATAACTCAGGAACAAATGACGAATGGCTAGCAGAAGAAGAATTTTTAGAATTGATAAAAGATATTTAA
- a CDS encoding YfcE family phosphodiesterase, with the protein MKIGVLSDSHFKVEYTKEVISLLKKNGAEYLIHAGDLCLEENLKLLEESELTYVSVFGNNDMSLISISNKYNIKQEPYPFKIKETTFKLMHLPYYMTGDCDVVIFGHTHIFESEYKNNTLFLNPGEVCAREKPLVECVLLEIKDNEYIINYYSRDINKKEFLKKEIIYEK; encoded by the coding sequence ATGAAAATAGGGGTTTTATCAGATAGTCACTTCAAAGTAGAATATACTAAAGAGGTGATTTCTCTATTAAAAAAGAATGGTGCAGAATATCTTATCCATGCTGGTGACTTATGCTTGGAAGAGAATTTAAAATTATTAGAAGAATCTGAACTTACATATGTAAGCGTATTTGGAAATAATGATATGTCATTAATCTCTATTTCCAATAAATATAATATAAAGCAGGAGCCTTATCCTTTCAAGATAAAGGAGACTACTTTTAAGTTAATGCATTTACCTTATTATATGACAGGTGATTGTGATGTGGTGATTTTTGGTCATACACACATTTTTGAAAGTGAATATAAAAATAATACACTTTTTCTAAATCCTGGTGAAGTGTGCGCTAGAGAGAAACCTTTAGTAGAATGTGTGTTGCTTGAAATTAAAGATAATGAGTATATAATCAACTATTACTCAAGGGATATAAATAAAAAAGAGTTTTTAAAAAAAGAGATAATTTATGAGAAGTGA
- the pseF gene encoding pseudaminic acid cytidylyltransferase — protein sequence MPKSIAIIPARGGSKRIPKKNIKDFHGKPLIAYSIQTALRSKLFEKVVVSTDDEEIAEISKKYGAEVPFLRPKELSDDFTGTADVTKHAIDFLELKGEVYDYCCTIYATAPLLQEKYLVEGYTKLKNNDAINTFSCTSMPFPIQRTFKIDENNRCKMFWPENYMKRSQDLEEAYQDAGQFYWTKVGKNSGEVMFGKDSIPIILPRHLVQDIDTLEDWTRAEYMYSALKQNREF from the coding sequence ATGCCTAAGTCTATTGCTATTATTCCTGCTCGTGGTGGTAGTAAAAGAATTCCTAAAAAAAATATTAAAGACTTCCATGGTAAACCTTTAATTGCATATAGTATTCAAACAGCATTAAGGTCTAAATTGTTTGAAAAAGTTGTGGTAAGTACAGATGATGAAGAGATTGCAGAAATTTCTAAAAAATATGGTGCAGAAGTACCTTTTTTAAGACCTAAAGAATTAAGTGATGATTTTACAGGTACAGCTGATGTAACAAAGCATGCAATAGACTTTCTTGAACTAAAGGGAGAAGTATATGATTATTGTTGCACAATTTATGCAACGGCACCATTACTTCAAGAAAAATATTTAGTGGAAGGTTATACTAAGTTAAAAAACAATGATGCAATAAATACTTTTTCATGCACTTCCATGCCTTTTCCGATTCAAAGAACTTTTAAAATAGATGAGAATAATAGATGTAAAATGTTTTGGCCTGAAAATTATATGAAAAGAAGCCAAGATTTAGAAGAAGCTTACCAAGATGCAGGACAATTTTATTGGACTAAAGTAGGTAAAAATTCAGGTGAAGTAATGTTTGGAAAAGATAGCATACCTATTATTTTACCAAGACATTTAGTGCAAGACATAGATACATTAGAAGATTGGACTAGAGCTGAATATATGTATTCTGCATTAAAACAAAATAGAGAATTTTAA
- the eno gene encoding phosphopyruvate hydratase — translation MVFIDNVYADEVLDSRGNPTVRATVILSDGTKQSAIVPSGASTGKREALELRDGDDRFLGKGVLKAVENVNTVIADELMGLSPYNQAEIDATMKDIDGTSNYSKLGANAVLGVSMAVARAAAASLDIPLYRYLGGANAMTMPVPMLNIINGGEHANNSVDFQEFMIMPVGFDNFNDGLRASAEVYQHLKKIIDGMGELTAVGDEGGFAPNLKSNEEPLQVIMEAIEKAGYKPGEQIAIAMDVAASELINDEGKYVLKSENREITSAQLVEYYVDLCAKYPIVSIEDGLSEDDWDGFKLMTEKLGDKIQIVGDDLFVTNANILAEGIQKGIANAILIKPNQIGSVSETMLTVRLAQRNNYNCVMSHRSGESEDAFIADFAVALNCGQIKTGSTARSDRIAKYNRLLEIGAEIGYAEYLGKQPFSK, via the coding sequence ATGGTATTTATTGATAATGTATATGCAGATGAAGTATTAGATTCAAGAGGAAACCCAACTGTTAGAGCTACTGTTATCTTAAGTGACGGTACAAAACAAAGTGCAATTGTTCCAAGTGGAGCAAGTACAGGAAAAAGAGAAGCATTAGAATTAAGAGATGGAGATGATAGATTTTTAGGTAAAGGTGTTTTAAAAGCTGTTGAAAATGTAAATACTGTTATTGCTGATGAATTAATGGGATTAAGTCCATACAATCAAGCAGAAATCGATGCAACTATGAAAGATATCGATGGAACTTCTAACTATTCAAAACTTGGAGCAAACGCAGTTCTAGGTGTATCTATGGCCGTAGCACGTGCAGCTGCTGCATCTTTAGATATTCCATTATACAGATATTTAGGTGGAGCAAATGCAATGACAATGCCAGTTCCTATGTTAAACATCATTAATGGTGGAGAACATGCAAATAACTCTGTTGATTTCCAAGAGTTTATGATTATGCCTGTTGGATTTGATAATTTCAATGATGGATTAAGAGCTTCAGCAGAAGTATACCAACACCTTAAAAAGATTATTGATGGTATGGGTGAATTAACAGCAGTTGGTGATGAGGGTGGATTTGCTCCAAACTTAAAATCAAACGAAGAGCCTTTACAAGTAATTATGGAAGCAATTGAAAAAGCAGGTTATAAACCAGGTGAACAAATTGCAATTGCTATGGACGTTGCAGCATCTGAACTTATCAATGATGAAGGTAAATATGTATTAAAATCTGAAAACAGAGAAATTACATCTGCCCAATTAGTTGAATACTATGTAGACCTTTGTGCTAAATACCCAATCGTTTCAATCGAAGATGGTTTATCAGAAGATGACTGGGATGGATTTAAATTGATGACTGAAAAATTAGGTGATAAAATCCAAATTGTTGGGGATGATTTATTTGTTACAAATGCAAATATTTTAGCAGAAGGAATCCAAAAAGGGATTGCAAATGCAATCTTAATTAAGCCAAACCAAATTGGTTCTGTTTCTGAAACTATGTTAACAGTTAGACTTGCTCAAAGAAATAACTATAACTGTGTAATGTCGCACAGATCTGGTGAATCAGAAGATGCATTTATTGCTGATTTTGCTGTTGCATTAAATTGTGGTCAAATCAAAACTGGTTCAACTGCAAGAAGTGATAGAATCGCTAAATACAATAGATTATTAGAAATTGGTGCAGAGATTGGGTATGCTGAATACTTAGGAAAACAACCTTTCTCAAAATAA
- the pseC gene encoding UDP-4-amino-4,6-dideoxy-N-acetyl-beta-L-altrosamine transaminase, producing MNFIPYGKQTIDEKDINSIVEVLKSDYLTTGPKVKEFEDSIAKYCDAKYCVAVSNGTAALHLASMVLLNDGDKVLTTPNSFLATSNSMLYVNAKPVFVDIYEDGNINLDLCEEYLKKDSSIKAIFGVSFSGNMLNQKKLKEIKEKYKIKILEDNAHAIGAMQDGIKAGSCTNSDISIFSFHPVKSLTTGEGGAITTNSKELYEKLMLLRNHGMKSNSEVAPWHYDMTELGFNYRLTDISCALGISQLKRLDSFLISRRTIAKRYDELIDSIDFIEPLYSFTNDSAYHLYVVKIDFDKLNFDKKEFVLKMREKNIGLQYHYIPINKQPYYQNLGYGNENTLIMDEYYEKAISLPIYPLLSKDEQIYVINSILEICNA from the coding sequence ATGAATTTCATCCCTTATGGTAAGCAAACTATTGATGAAAAAGATATAAATAGTATTGTTGAAGTTTTAAAATCTGATTATCTAACAACAGGGCCAAAAGTAAAAGAGTTTGAAGACTCAATTGCAAAATATTGTGATGCAAAATATTGTGTGGCTGTATCAAATGGCACTGCTGCTTTGCATTTAGCTTCAATGGTACTTTTAAATGATGGTGACAAAGTTTTAACAACACCAAACTCATTTTTAGCAACTTCTAATTCAATGCTTTATGTAAATGCAAAACCAGTTTTTGTGGATATTTACGAAGATGGAAATATCAATTTAGATCTTTGTGAAGAGTATTTAAAAAAAGATTCTTCAATAAAAGCTATATTTGGTGTATCTTTTTCAGGAAATATGCTAAATCAAAAAAAATTAAAAGAGATAAAAGAAAAATATAAAATCAAGATTTTAGAAGATAATGCCCATGCTATTGGAGCTATGCAAGATGGTATAAAAGCTGGCTCATGCACAAATAGTGATATCTCTATTTTCTCTTTTCATCCTGTTAAAAGTTTAACTACAGGAGAGGGTGGAGCAATAACTACCAATTCAAAAGAGCTTTATGAAAAACTTATGCTTTTAAGAAATCATGGAATGAAATCAAATAGTGAAGTTGCACCTTGGCATTATGATATGACAGAGTTAGGATTTAATTATAGATTAACTGATATCTCATGTGCATTAGGAATATCTCAATTAAAAAGATTAGATTCATTTTTAATTTCACGAAGAACAATTGCCAAAAGATATGATGAATTAATTGATAGTATAGATTTTATTGAGCCATTATACTCTTTTACTAATGATTCAGCTTACCATTTATATGTAGTAAAAATTGATTTTGATAAATTAAACTTTGATAAAAAAGAGTTTGTTTTAAAAATGAGAGAGAAAAATATTGGTCTTCAATATCACTATATTCCCATAAATAAACAACCATACTATCAAAATTTAGGATATGGGAATGAAAATACTCTTATAATGGATGAATATTATGAAAAGGCTATAAGTTTACCTATTTACCCTCTTTTATCAAAAGATGAACAAATATATGTAATAAACTCAATCTTGGAGATATGTAATGCCTAA
- a CDS encoding FtsB family cell division protein, with the protein MKENRGIIKKFSIMATVSVAITIFLGYHVSNVLFGDNSLEVYNSLKHKKEYLQSEIKRLQQENAYLQKEYFELKNLEPEE; encoded by the coding sequence ATGAAAGAAAATCGTGGTATTATAAAAAAATTTTCGATAATGGCAACAGTTTCTGTTGCCATTACGATATTTCTTGGATATCATGTCTCTAATGTTCTTTTTGGAGATAACTCTTTAGAGGTTTATAACTCTTTAAAACATAAAAAAGAGTATCTTCAAAGTGAAATAAAAAGATTACAACAAGAAAATGCTTATTTACAAAAAGAGTATTTTGAATTAAAAAACTTGGAGCCTGAGGAATGA
- the recA gene encoding recombinase RecA, with product MDDNQKKSLELAIKQIDKTFGKGTLIRLGDKEVVPTESISTGSLGLDLALGVGGLPKGRVVEIYGPESSGKTTLTLHAIAEAQKAGGVCAFIDAEHALDVKYAKDIGVDTDNLLVSQPDFGEQALEILETVIRSGAVDLVVVDSVAALTPKVEIDGDMDDQQVGVQARLMSKALRKITGLLNKMHCTVIFINQIRMKIGMTGYGSPETTTGGNALKFYSSVRLDIRRIATLKQGENSIGNRVKVKVVKNKVAPPFKQAEFDIMFGEGVSKMGELIDYGVKLDIVDKAGAWFSYEDTKIGQGKENSKVFLKDNPEIAREIEQKILAAMGINDELIQGETETTEED from the coding sequence ATGGATGATAATCAAAAAAAATCATTAGAACTAGCTATTAAACAAATTGATAAAACATTTGGTAAAGGAACTTTAATTAGACTTGGTGACAAAGAAGTAGTTCCAACTGAATCAATATCTACAGGATCATTAGGACTTGACTTAGCACTTGGTGTTGGTGGTCTTCCAAAAGGTAGAGTGGTAGAGATTTATGGACCTGAATCATCAGGTAAAACAACTCTGACTTTACATGCTATTGCTGAAGCGCAAAAAGCTGGTGGAGTTTGTGCTTTTATTGATGCAGAACATGCTCTTGATGTAAAATATGCAAAAGATATTGGTGTAGATACTGATAACTTACTTGTATCTCAACCAGATTTTGGTGAGCAAGCTTTAGAAATCCTAGAAACTGTTATTAGAAGTGGAGCAGTTGATTTAGTAGTAGTTGACTCAGTTGCGGCACTTACTCCAAAAGTTGAAATTGATGGAGATATGGATGACCAACAAGTTGGTGTTCAAGCTAGACTTATGAGTAAAGCTCTTAGAAAAATCACAGGTTTATTAAATAAAATGCATTGTACAGTTATCTTTATCAACCAAATCAGAATGAAAATTGGTATGACAGGATATGGATCTCCAGAAACAACTACTGGTGGAAATGCACTAAAATTTTACTCTTCAGTTAGACTAGATATTAGAAGAATTGCAACTTTAAAACAAGGTGAAAATTCTATTGGTAATAGAGTAAAAGTTAAAGTAGTAAAAAATAAAGTTGCACCACCATTTAAACAAGCTGAATTTGATATTATGTTTGGTGAAGGTGTATCAAAAATGGGTGAGCTTATTGATTATGGTGTAAAACTTGATATTGTTGATAAAGCTGGGGCATGGTTCTCTTATGAAGATACAAAAATCGGTCAAGGTAAAGAAAATTCAAAAGTATTTTTAAAAGACAACCCAGAAATTGCACGGGAGATAGAACAAAAAATCCTTGCTGCAATGGGAATTAATGATGAACTAATTCAAGGTGAAACAGAAACTACAGAAGAAGATTAA
- a CDS encoding AMIN domain-containing protein: MKRLFTLLLILSVSLIARENPFEATNTYQEEAARLIEINEPEDDYAVEFQQEQHYVNEMYENMNKPEPKVKPVTEEKVKQMIEEVKKEVKPKTIIKKEIIIKEPKQEVVYVKPRLDITNEKELLPFLKIEYDNDKLDIHTNYKVTKKMTLPGKKKIILDFGAKENFYTIREDLNSTNFPKIAVGNHKNENYFRIVVELANMPEDYEVTYDDKMVSIIKLYE, translated from the coding sequence ATGAAAAGACTATTTACACTTCTACTTATACTATCTGTTAGTTTAATTGCTAGAGAAAACCCTTTTGAAGCAACAAACACATACCAAGAAGAAGCAGCAAGATTAATTGAAATCAATGAACCAGAAGATGATTATGCAGTTGAGTTTCAACAAGAGCAACATTATGTTAATGAGATGTATGAAAATATGAATAAGCCTGAGCCTAAGGTTAAACCAGTTACGGAAGAAAAGGTTAAACAAATGATTGAAGAGGTTAAAAAAGAAGTAAAACCTAAAACAATCATTAAAAAAGAGATTATTATAAAAGAGCCAAAACAAGAAGTTGTTTATGTAAAACCAAGACTTGATATTACAAATGAAAAAGAGTTACTTCCTTTTCTAAAAATCGAATATGATAATGATAAATTAGATATTCATACAAACTACAAAGTTACAAAGAAAATGACACTTCCAGGTAAAAAGAAAATCATTTTAGACTTTGGTGCTAAAGAAAATTTTTATACTATAAGAGAAGATTTAAACTCTACAAATTTCCCAAAAATTGCAGTTGGAAATCATAAAAATGAAAACTATTTTAGAATAGTTGTAGAACTAGCTAATATGCCAGAAGATTATGAAGTTACATATGATGATAAGATGGTAAGTATTATTAAGCTTTATGAGTAA
- a CDS encoding biotin synthase — protein MRSEQIFLCAICNIESGTCNEDCKFCTQSVKYKADIQRYKQKQIEQIVEEAKRARANNANGFCLVTAGKGLTDKRLAFVCEAARAVKKENLGLILIACNGTASVEQLETLKEAGVDAYNHNLETARDFYPEIVTTHTWDERYQTCKNVKQVGLRLVCGGIFGLGETQEQRVSMLESIASLDPMNVPINFFHPNKALPIVENSITREEAFELITLTRKMVPNAKKIMVAGGRELMFGDEEYKIFEKGANAFVIGDYLTTAGKSPQDDIRELEKLGFSITREIN, from the coding sequence ATGAGAAGTGAACAAATATTTTTATGTGCAATTTGTAATATTGAAAGTGGCACATGTAATGAAGATTGTAAGTTTTGTACCCAAAGTGTAAAATATAAAGCTGATATTCAAAGATATAAACAAAAACAGATTGAACAAATAGTTGAAGAAGCAAAAAGAGCTAGAGCAAATAACGCAAATGGTTTTTGTCTAGTAACTGCAGGAAAAGGTCTTACAGACAAAAGATTAGCTTTTGTTTGTGAAGCAGCAAGGGCAGTTAAAAAAGAGAATCTAGGATTGATTTTAATTGCATGTAATGGAACTGCAAGTGTGGAGCAATTAGAGACTTTAAAAGAAGCTGGTGTTGATGCATATAATCATAACTTGGAAACTGCAAGGGATTTCTATCCTGAAATTGTTACAACACATACTTGGGATGAAAGATATCAAACTTGTAAGAATGTAAAACAAGTTGGACTAAGACTTGTTTGTGGAGGAATTTTTGGATTAGGTGAAACTCAAGAGCAAAGGGTATCAATGCTTGAATCAATTGCTTCATTGGATCCAATGAATGTTCCTATTAATTTTTTCCATCCAAATAAAGCTTTACCAATAGTAGAAAATTCTATAACAAGAGAAGAGGCTTTTGAACTTATTACCTTAACAAGAAAAATGGTTCCAAATGCAAAAAAAATTATGGTTGCTGGTGGAAGAGAATTGATGTTTGGAGATGAAGAGTATAAAATCTTTGAAAAAGGTGCAAATGCCTTTGTTATAGGCGATTACTTAACAACTGCAGGAAAATCTCCACAAGATGATATAAGAGAACTTGAAAAATTAGGTTTTTCTATTACTAGAGAAATTAACTAG